From Ornithorhynchus anatinus isolate Pmale09 chromosome X3, mOrnAna1.pri.v4, whole genome shotgun sequence, the proteins below share one genomic window:
- the ORNANAV1R3021 gene encoding vomeronasal 1 receptor ornAnaV1R3021 encodes MDATELSFGIVILVQITTGVSVNVFLLLFYTRVVCTTHKPSNTDLILTQLALANTIILLTSGIPEAMSAWGQRNFLDDVGCKILMYLCRVGRGLSICTTCLLSVYQAVTISPGTSRWAGTKAKLPKCVLSLCVLSWVLNMLVDFNTLRYVTGPQNSSSVRMILDLKYCSKVILSAETTLVITVMLSLWELFFVGLMCSASGYMVFVLHRHNRRVRYLHGPGHSPKETPEVKATKKVVVLATLYVLLYGRQTVMLSVLLNMKEKSPLLVNSHMVLSFTFSAFGPFLMIHSDKRIRTFWKRESDFHMDPL; translated from the coding sequence ATGGACGCCACCGAGCTCTCCTTCGGAATCGTGATTCTGGTACAGATCACCACAGGGGTCTCGGtgaatgtcttcctcctcctgttttacaCCCGTGTGGTCTGCACCACCCATAAGCCCAGCAATACTGACCTGATCCTCACCCAACTGGCCTTagccaacaccatcatcctcctcaccagTGGAATCCCGGAGGCCATGTCAGCTTGGGGACAGAGAAATTTCCTGGACGACGTCGGATGTAAAATCCTCATGTACCTCTGTCGAGTGGGCCGGGGTctttccatctgcaccacctgcctcctgagcgtctaCCAGGCCGTCACCATCAGCCCCGGCACCTCCCGGTGGGCGGGGACCAAAGCCAAATTACCCAAGTGCGTCCTCTCCTTGtgtgtcctctcctgggtccttAACATGTTAGTAGATTTTAACACACTGAGGTATGTGACTGGTCCCCAGAACTCCAGCAGTGTTCGAATGATATTGGATCTCAAATATTGCTCAAAAGTCATTCTCAGTGCAGAAACTACCCTGGTGATTACAGTTATGCTGTCCTTATGGGAACTTTTCTTCGTGGGGCTTATGTGTTcggccagcggctacatggtgtttgtcctgcacagacacaaCCGGCGGGTCCGCTACCTCCATGGGCCTGGTCACTCACCCAAAGAGACACCCGAAGTCAAAGCCACCAAGAAAGTCGTGGTCCTGGCCACCCTTTACGTCCTCCTCTACGGGCGTCAGACGGTCATGCTGAGCGTCTTGTTAAACATGAAGGAGAAGTCTCCCCTGCTGGTGAACAGTCACATGGTCTTATCATTCACCTTTTCGGCCTTCGGTCCCTTCTTGATGATCCACAGCGACAAGAGGATCAGAACGTTCTGGAAAAGAGAATCTGATTTCCACATGGATCCCCTGTAG
- the ORNANAV1R3022 gene encoding vomeronasal 1 receptor ornAnaV1R3022, which translates to MDATEISFGMVILLQISIGLAVNIHLLLFYICLVSIKHRLSSSDLILTHLALANVINLLTRGVPDILSLWGLRNFLDDVGCKILIYFHRVARGLSICTTCFLSIFQAITISPGTSRWSRVKAKLPKCVIPCFLSFWVLSLLIDVSALIYIIGPQNITVIEYSFMLTYCSSVSISEETTLLNTAIISLRDLFFMWLMSVASGYMVFVLHRHHRQVRHLHGPGHSPKAMPEVQAAKRIISLMALYLLLYGLEIIVVRIFLNVTNKSLQENSILDLSLTFSVISPFLMIHSNQRVRLCGKRKPISNLDASLVCREASSSLPVTSAKPDGRV; encoded by the coding sequence ATGGATGCCACTGAAATCTCCTTTGGGATGGTGATCCTGTTACAGATCAGCATTGGGCTCGCAGTGAACATCCACCTCCTCCTGTTTTATATCTGCTTGGTCTCCATTAAACACAGGCTCAGTTCCTCCGACCTGATCCTCACCCACCTGGCCTTGGCCAATGTCATAAATCTCCTCACCAGGGGCGTCCCGGACATCTTGTCTCTTTGGGGGCTGAGGAATTTCTTAGATGATGTTGGATGTAAAATCCTCATCTACTTCCACCGAGTGGCTAGGGGTctttccatctgcaccacctgcttCCTTAGTATCTTCCAGGCAATCACCATCAGCCCTGGCACCTCCCGGTGGTCCAGAGTAAAAGCCAAATTACCCAAGTGCGTCATcccctgtttcctctccttctgggtcctcagtctcctcataGACGTTTCTGCCCTGATATACATTATCGGCCCCCAGAACATCACGGTGATTGAGTATTCTTTTATGCTGACATACTGTTCCTCAGTCAGCATCAGTGAAGAAACCACGCTCCTTAACACTGCCATAATCTCTCTCCGAGATCTGTTCTTCATGTGGCTCATGAGCGTGGCaagtggctacatggtgtttgtcctgcacagacaccaccggcaggtccgacACCTCCACGGACCTGGTCACTCCCCCAAGGCGATGCCCGAGGTCCAGGCAGCCAAGAGAATCATCTCCCTGATGGCTCTGTACCTTCTTCTTTATGGGCTAGAAATAATCGTGGTGCGTATCTTCCTAAATGTGACAAATAAATCTCTGCAAGAGAATAGCATCCTCGATCTATCACTCACTTTCTCAGTCATCAGCCCATTCCTGATGATTCATAGTAACCAGAGGGTGAGACTTTGTGGGAAAAGGAAGCCCATTTCCAACTTGGATGCCTCTCTGGTTTGCCGGGAAGCTTCTAGCTCTCTTCCTGTGACCTCAGCGAAGCCTGACGGGAGAGTTTAG
- the ORNANAV1R3023 gene encoding vomeronasal 1 receptor ornAnaV1R3023 (The RefSeq protein has 1 substitution, 1 frameshift compared to this genomic sequence): MDVIELVYGTLFLLQIVFGVLGNVFLLLLYMHMLFTNRQVILPDLILAHLTLANTMALLSRGVPDLLSAWGLNNFLDDVGCKTLLYIYRASRGLAICTTCLLSVFQSVTISPGTSRWARVKTQLPKCILPSCLFSWILNLLIDMPTPIFVTGPQNGTNINSIIILKYCSSVSIRAVTALVNAVLLSFRDLFFLGLMSVASGHMVLVLHRHHRQVRHLHGPGRSPREMPEVRAAKRVVALVTLYILLYGRDTITLSFLFNMKKISPLILNSNNIMSFTFSAVSPFLMILSDRRVRTFWKRDSPIANWDPS; this comes from the exons ATGGATGTCATCGAGCTTGTCTATGGGACTCTCTTTCTGTTACAGATTGTGTTTGGGGTCTTGGGGAACGTGTTCCTCCTTCTGCTTTATATGCACATGCTCTTCACCAACCGCCAGGTGATTCTCCCAGACCTGATCCTCGCCCACCTGACCCTGGCCAATACCATGGCACTTCTAAGCAGGGGGGTCCCTGACCTCCTGTCAGCTTGGGGACTGAATAATTTCCTGGATGACGTTGGATGTAAAACCCTCTTATACATTTATCGAGCGTCCCGGGGCttggccatctgcaccacctgcctcctgagcgtcttccagtCCGTCACCATCAGCCCCGGCACCTCCCGGTGGGCAAGGGTCAAAACCCAATTACCCAAGTGcatcctcccttcctgcctcttctcctggATCCTCAATCTGCTGATTGACATGCCCACACCAATTTTCGTTACGGGACCCCAGAACGGCACCAACATAAACAGCATCATCATCCTGAAATACTGCTCCTCCGTCAGCATCAGAGCAGTCACAGCCCTGGTTAATGCGGTCCTGCTCTCCTTCCGTGACCTCTTCTTCTTGGGGCTCATGAGCGTGGCCAGCGGCCACATGGT GTtggtcctgcacagacaccaccggcatGTCCGCCACCTCCACGGGCCCGGCCGCTCCCCCAGGGAGATGCCCGAGGTTCGAGCGGCCAAGAGAGTCgttgccctggtcaccctctataTCCTCCTCTATGGACGGGATACAATCACCCTGAGTTTTTTATTTAATATGAAGAAAATTTCCCCTCTCATTCTTAATAGCAACAACATTATGTCCTTCACTTTCTCAGCTGTCAGTCCATTTCTGATGATTCTCAGTGACAGGAGGGTGAGAACGTTCTGGAAAAGGGATTCTCCTATTGCCAACTGGGATCCCTCTTAG